The DNA segment ACGCTCACGTCGAGTGCGGAAACCGGTTCGTCACAGACGATCAACTCCGGTTCGACGGCCAGCGCGTTCGCGATGGCGATTCGCTGTTGTTGACCCCCGGAGAACTGGTGTGGATACTTGTCGATATCGCTGGCCTGGAGTCCAACTCGCTCGAGGAGCGCTTCGATCCGCTCGCGTTTTTCGTTGCCCGTCGCGATGCCGTGTTTTTCCATCCCACGACCGATGATCTGACCCACTGTCTTCCGCGGGTTGAGCGAGCTTTTCGGGTCCTGAAAGATGATCTGCATCTCCTGACGAAGGCTCCGAATCTCCCGCTTTCCGAGTTCGTGTAACGGATGTCCGTCGAAGTACACCTCGCCGCCGGTCGGTTCGAGCAACTGCATCACCGTTCGGGCGACCGTAGACTTCCCACAGCCACTCTCGCCAACCAGCCCGACGGTTTCGCCCCGGTTGATCGTGAAGCTCACGCCGTCGACGGCTTTGACGTACCGTCGCTCGAGCGTCAGGCTACCGCCGTCGGTTCGCGCCAGCGAGAGGTTCCCAAAGAGGCCGTCACCCGCCGAGAAGTGTTTCTCGAGCCCGTCGACCTCGAGGAGTGGCTCGGTGTGTTCCGTTCGCTGCCGTCGTTCGACGCCTTCTTCGACGGCCGGCTCCGAGAGATCTAGGTCGTCGGTCCGGATACACGCTGCTTGCGAACCAGCAGGTCCGTTCGACAGGGACTCGAGTGGCGGGTCGCCGCCGGAGTGACATGCATCGATGGCATGTGGACACCGGTCGGCGAAGTTACAGCCGCTGGGTAGGTTTTTCAGGTCCGGCATCGAACCGCCGAGCGCGTACAACCGGTCTCTGTCGGAATCGACTTCCGGAATCGCGTCGATGAGCGTCCGGGTGTACGGATGGCGCGGTTGCTCGAAGATGTCGCTGACCTGCCCGGTCTCGACGAGATTGCCGGCGTACATGACGCCAACCCGGTCACAGGTCTGGGCGACGACCCCGAGGTTGTGCGTGATCATCAGAATCGAGACGCCACGCTCCTCCCGGAGATCGTTCAGGAGTTCCAGAATCTTCGCCTGTGTCGTCACGTCGAGGGCCGTCGTCGGCTCGTCGGCGATGATGAGGTCGGGTTCACACGCGAGACCGATAGCGATCAACACCCGCTGGCGCATCCCGCCGGAGAACTCGTGGGGATACTCGTCGATACGCGATTCTGGATCCGGGATCTCGACGTCGCGCATCGCCTCGATCGCGATCGCTCGAGCCTCGCCCTCACCGACGTCCTGGTGCAGTCGAATCGTTTCGATGATCTGTTGTCCGACCGTGAGAACGGGATTGAGCGAGGTCATCGGGTCCTGCGGAATCAAGGTGATCTTGTTTCCTCGGACGCTTCGCATCTCCTTTTCCGAGAGGGAAAGCAGGTCCTGACCGTCGAAGGTGATCGAACCGGAGACGATCTCACCGGGATACCGGATCAGACGCATGATCGATTTCGCCGTCACGCTCTTGCCGGCTCCGGACTCGCCGACGATGCCCATCACTTCCCCTTGATCGAGGGCAAACGAGACATCGTTAACGGCGGTAACAGTACCTTCTTCGGTGCGAAACTGTGTTCGCAGGTCGTCGACTCTCAGTAGTGGATCGGTCGTAGTCATTCGATAATCTCCCCCTTGGGATCGAGGACGTCGCGGAGGCCGTCACCCAGCAAGTTGAAGCCGATCACCGCGGTGGCGATTGCCAGTGCCGGGAAGAAAACGAGCCACGGGGCATCGCCCATGAACGCCCAGCCCTGATTGATCATCAAGCCCCAGGATGGGGTCGGTGGCTGGACACCAAGCCCGAGGAACGAGAGGCTCGCCTCGAGCAACATGGTGAACGCGATGTTGATCGACGCCTGTACGAGTAACGGCCCGACACAGTTGGGTAACACTTCGCGGAAGATGATGTAGGCGTCGCTCTCCCCGCGGGCAACCGCGGCTTCCACGAACGATTCGTTACGAACCGACAGGGCGGCACTGCGGGCCACCCTGGCGATAAACGGTGTGTACACCAGTGCCAGCGCGACGATGACGTTGTTCAGGCTCGGCTCGAGGACGGCGACGATGGTCAGCGCCAGCAAGATGGGCGGAAAGGACATCATCGCGTCCATCGCCCGCATCAGCCCCTCGTCGATGAGTCCCTGATAGTAGCCGGCGACGACGCCAATCGTCGTCCCCATGACCATCGCGGCGCTGATGGAAGTGAACCCGACGTACAACGAGATACGTGCACCGACGAGCACCCGGCTGAAGATGTCCCGACCCAGGTCGTCGGTCCCCATCAGATGCTGGAGCGACGGGGACTCCTCGCGGTTCTGAATGTTCGTCGCTTCGGGATCGTGTGGCGTCAACGAAAACGGCTGTATAGCCACGTCGAAGACAGTGATTTTCTGCGCGAAGATCGCGACGAAAAAGAGCGCGGCGATGATGACGAGTCCGATCATCGCCTTCTGATTTCGTCGGAACTGTCGGATAAAGCGGCCGTAGTGGGCCTTGCGCTCTTCGGTCAGCGTGAATCGGCTGGTCGACATTACTCTTCACCTCCGTAGCGAATTCGTGGGTCGACGTACGCGTAAAACGCGTCGGCCAGGAAGTTCGAGAGCATGTAGATCATCGCGATCACGATGATACATCCCTGCAACAGCGGGATGTCGCGGTTCTCGATGGCCGTCAGCGTCAACCGACCGATACCAGGCCAGGAG comes from the Natronosalvus amylolyticus genome and includes:
- a CDS encoding ABC transporter ATP-binding protein, with the translated sequence MTTTDPLLRVDDLRTQFRTEEGTVTAVNDVSFALDQGEVMGIVGESGAGKSVTAKSIMRLIRYPGEIVSGSITFDGQDLLSLSEKEMRSVRGNKITLIPQDPMTSLNPVLTVGQQIIETIRLHQDVGEGEARAIAIEAMRDVEIPDPESRIDEYPHEFSGGMRQRVLIAIGLACEPDLIIADEPTTALDVTTQAKILELLNDLREERGVSILMITHNLGVVAQTCDRVGVMYAGNLVETGQVSDIFEQPRHPYTRTLIDAIPEVDSDRDRLYALGGSMPDLKNLPSGCNFADRCPHAIDACHSGGDPPLESLSNGPAGSQAACIRTDDLDLSEPAVEEGVERRQRTEHTEPLLEVDGLEKHFSAGDGLFGNLSLARTDGGSLTLERRYVKAVDGVSFTINRGETVGLVGESGCGKSTVARTVMQLLEPTGGEVYFDGHPLHELGKREIRSLRQEMQIIFQDPKSSLNPRKTVGQIIGRGMEKHGIATGNEKRERIEALLERVGLQASDIDKYPHQFSGGQQQRIAIANALAVEPELIVCDEPVSALDVSVQAQILNLLDDIQDEFGLSYLFISHNISVVRHLCDRVAVMYLGKIAEFGSVHEVFDPPYHPYTESLLSAVPHADPAQMSDRILLEGTVPSPLNPPSGCPFHTRCPKKIGDVCETDEPLPEAVDDRSAHQISCHLSLEEMSEPVTGRPVAGSGVEDA
- a CDS encoding ABC transporter permease, producing the protein MSTSRFTLTEERKAHYGRFIRQFRRNQKAMIGLVIIAALFFVAIFAQKITVFDVAIQPFSLTPHDPEATNIQNREESPSLQHLMGTDDLGRDIFSRVLVGARISLYVGFTSISAAMVMGTTIGVVAGYYQGLIDEGLMRAMDAMMSFPPILLALTIVAVLEPSLNNVIVALALVYTPFIARVARSAALSVRNESFVEAAVARGESDAYIIFREVLPNCVGPLLVQASINIAFTMLLEASLSFLGLGVQPPTPSWGLMINQGWAFMGDAPWLVFFPALAIATAVIGFNLLGDGLRDVLDPKGEIIE